A genomic region of Arachis hypogaea cultivar Tifrunner chromosome 5, arahy.Tifrunner.gnm2.J5K5, whole genome shotgun sequence contains the following coding sequences:
- the LOC112803881 gene encoding uncharacterized protein has translation MTVIVSTIQFALFSSKSFFSFDRILHKHVACSIILQLTSPRHVDEAVDSFIRMLSMRRPPSIIQFNQILGSLAKTHHFSPAISLFQQLQARGIAPSIVTLSIVINCCCGMGRITLAFSVLAKIFRMGFQPDTITLNTLIKGLCLRGNVEKALHFHDRVLAHGFQFSKVTYGILINGLGKTGHTSAAIQVLRKIPQYGIAPDVVMYNAIIDSLCKVTLVSDAFHLYSEMLAKGISPDVITYNTLIYGLCLAGQLKEAIDLLNHMMLKNITPDVRTYNTLIDGLCKEGNIKDAKSVLAVMTKDSVKPTVVTYNCLMDGYCLVNELNKAKFIFDTMAQIGMAPDIQSYNIIINGLCKSKLMDDALNLFEEMRRKDLVPDTVTYNTLIDGLGKSRRISCASKLLVEMHNKGQPADIITYNSLLDGMFNIKQLDKALVLFNQMKESGINPDIWTYNILIEGLCKGGRLTDAKVIFQDLCIENHRPNVRTYNIIINGLCKEGLLEEALALRSEMADNGCLPDAVTFEIVIRALFEKGENDMAEKLLQEMIARGLLNG, from the exons ATGACAGTGATTGTTTCCACCATTCAATTCGCTCTTTTCTCTTCCAAATCCTTCTTCTCATTTGATCGGATTTTACACAAACATGTTGCGTGCAGCATCATTCTCCAG CTCACATCCCCTCGCCATGTTGATGAAGCTGTTGATTCCTTCATTCGCATGCTCTCTATGCGTCGCCCTCCATCCATCATCCAATTTAACCAGATTTTGGGGTCTCTTGCCAAGACGCACCATTTCTCCCCCGCCATTTCCCTTTTTCAGCAATTGCAAGCCAGGGGAATTGCTCCCAGCATAGTTACTTTGAGCATCGTAATTAATTGTTGTTGCGGCATGGGTCGAATCACTCTCGCTTTCTCTGTATTGGCCAAGATTTTCAGGATGGGTTTTCAGCCTGATACCATAACGTTGAATACACTCATTAAAGGTCTCTGTCTACGTGGTAATGTTGAAAAAGCACTGCACTTTCATGACAGAGTGCTGGCTCATGGATTTCAGTTTAGTAAAGTCACTTATGGCATCTTGATTAATGGACTCGGTAAGACCGGACACACATCTGCTGCTATTCAAGTGTTGAGAAAGATCCCACAGTATGGGATTGCTCCTGATGTCGTCATGTACAACGCAATTATTGATAGCTTGTGCAAGGTTACGCTTGTAAGTGATGCTTTTCATTTATACTCTGAAATGCTTGCTAAGGGAATCTCTCCCGATGTTATCACCTACAACACTCTAATTTATGGATTGTGCCTTGCCGGCCAACTTAAGGAAGCCATTGATTTACTAAATCATATGATGCTGAAAAACATCACTCCAGATGTTCGTACCTATAATACTTTGATTGATGGACTATGTAAGGAGGGAAATATCAAAGATGCCAAGAGTGTGTTGGCTGTGATGACAAAAGATTCTGTGAAGCCAACTGTGGTTACTTATAATTGTTTAATGGATGGGTATTGCTTGGTTAACGAATTAAAcaaggcaaaatttatatttgacACAATGGCCCAGATAGGAATGGCTCCTGATATCCAAagttacaatattattattaatggctTGTGCAAAAGTAAATTGATGGATGATGCCTTGAATCTCTTTGAAGAGATGCGTCGTAAGGACTTGGTTCCTGACACAGTAACTTACAATACTCTAATTGATGGGTTGGGAAAATCAAGGAGAATCTCTTGTGCTTCAAAGCTTCTTGTTGAGATGCATAATAAAGGTCAACCTGCTGATATAATCACTTACAATTCCTTGTTGGATGGGATGTTCAATATCAAACAACTTGACAAGGCACTTGTGTTATTTAATCAAATGAAAGAGAGTGGCATTAATCCAGATATATGGACGTATAATATACTTATTGAAGGCCTATGCAAAGGTGGAAGACTTACAGATGCGAAAGTGATTTTTCAAGATCTTTGCATTGAAAACCATCGTCCAAATGTGAGGACATACAATATTATTATCAATGGGCTCTGCAAAGAGGGCTTATTGGAAGAAGCATTGGCCCTACGGTCAGAAATGGCAGACAATGGTTGCTTACCAGACGCTGTGACTTTTGAAATCGTTATTCGTGCTTTGTTTGAAAAAGGTGAGAATGACATGGCGGAGAAACTTCTTCAGGAAATGATTGCTAGAGGCTTATTGAATggatga
- the LOC112802309 gene encoding uncharacterized protein, giving the protein MLRAASFSSLSFSRFSFSLHIPSFPFPSCSCSMSSLHSHSQLKSPRHVDEAVDSFTRMLSMRRTPSIMQFNKILGSLAKTNHFSPAISLFQQLQARGIAPCIVTLSIVINCCCGMGRITLAFSIFAKILRMGFQPDTITLTTLIKGLCLCGNVEKALHFHDRVLAHGFRFNQVTYGTLINGLCKTGHTSAAIQLLRKIPRYGIAPNVVMYSAIIDSLCKVTLVSDAFHLYSEMLAKGISPNVITYNTLTYGLCLVGQLKEAIDLLNHMMLKSITPNVRTYNTLIDGLCKEGNIKDAKSVLAVMTKDSVEPTVVTYNCLMDGYCSVNELNKAKCIFDTMAQIGMAPDIQSYNIIINGLCKSKLMDDALNLFEEMRRKNLVPNTVTYNTLIDGLGKSRRNSCASKLLVEMHNKGQPANIITYTSLLDGMFNIKQVDKALVLFNEMKKSGIDPNIFTYNILIDGLCKNGRLIEAKEIFQDLSIKNYHPNVRTYTIMIDGLCKEGLFEEALALMSKMEDNGCLPNAVTFEIVIRALFEKGENDMAEKLLREMIARGLLNG; this is encoded by the coding sequence ATGTTGCGTGCAGCATCATTTTCATCACTCTCATTCTCCAGATTCAGCTTCTCTCTTCATATCCCCTCTTTTCCCTTTCCTTCCTGTTCATgttcaatgtcaagccttcacTCTCATTCTCAGCTCAAATCCCCTCGCCATGTTGATGAAGCTGTTGATTCCTTCACCCGCATGCTCTCCATGCGTCGCACTCCATCTATCATGCAATTTAACAAGATTTTGGGGTCTCTTGCCAAGACCAACCATTTCTCCCCCGCCATTTCCCTTTTTCAGCAATTGCAAGCCAGGGGAATTGCTCCCTGCATAGTTACTTTGAGCATCGTAATTAATTGTTGTTGCGGCATGGGTCGGATCACCCTCGCTTTCTCTATATTCGCCAAGATTTTAAGGATGGGTTTTCAGCCTGATACCATAACATTGACTACACTCATTAAAGGTCTCTGTCTCTGCGGTAATGTTGAAAAAGCACTGCACTTTCATGACAGAGTGCTGGCTCATGGATTTCGCTTCAACCAAGTCACTTATGGGACCTTGATCAATGGGCTCTGTAAGACCGGACACACATCAGCTGCTATTCAACTGTTGAGAAAGATCCCACGATATGGCATTGCTCCTAATGTCGTCATGTACAGCGCAATTATTGATAGCTTGTGCAAGGTTACGCTTGTAAGTGATGCTTTTCATTTATACTCTGAAATGCTTGCTAAGGGAATCTCTCCCAATGTTATCACGTACAACACTCTAACTTATGGATTGTGCCTTGTGGGCCAACTTAAGGAAGCCATTGATTTACTAAATCATATGATGCTGAAAAGCATTACTCCAAATGTTCGTACCTATAATACTTTGATTGATGGACTATGTAAGGAGGGAAATATCAAAGATGCCAAGAGTGTGTTGGCTGTGATGACAAAAGATTCTGTGGAGCCAACTGTGGTTACTTATAATTGTTTAATGGATGGGTATTGCTCGGTTAACGAATTAAACAAGGCAAAATGCATATTTGACACAATGGCCCAGATAGGAATGGCTCCTGATATCCAAagttacaatattattattaatggctTGTGCAAAAGTAAATTGATGGATGATGCCTTGAATCTCTTTGAAGAGATGCGTCGCAAGAACTTGGTTCCTAACACGGTAACTTACAATACTCTAATTGATGGCTTGGGAAAATCAAGGAGAAACTCTTGTGCTTCAAAGCTTCTTGTTGAGATGCATAATAAAGGTCAACCTGCTAATATAATCACTTACACTTCCTTGTTGGATGGGAtgttcaatatcaaacaagttgaCAAGGCACTTGTGTTATTTAATGAAATGAAAAAGAGTGGCATTGATCCCAATATATTCACGTATAATATACTTATTGATGGCCTATGTAAAAATGGAAGACTTATAGAAGCAAAAGAGATTTTTCAAgatctttctattaaaaactaTCATCCAAATGTGAGGACATACACTATTATGATCGATGGGCTCTGCAAAGAGGGCTTATTTGAAGAAGCATTGGCCCTGATGTCAAAAATGGAAGACAATGGTTGCTTACCAAATGCTGTGACTTTTGAAATCGTTATTCGTGCTTTGTTTGAAAAAGGTGAGAATGACATGGCAGAGAAACTTCTTCGGGAAATGATTGCTAGAGGCTTATTGAACGGATGA
- the LOC112802310 gene encoding uncharacterized protein isoform X1 codes for MLRAASFSRFSFSLHIVPYVFPFRFPSCSCSMSSLHSHSELTSPRHVDEAVDSFTRMLSMRRPPSIIQFNQILGSLAKTHHFSPAISLFQQLQSRGIAPSIVTLSIVINCCCGMGRMTLAFSVLAKIFRMDYQPNTVTLNTLVKGLCLCGNVEKAQHFHDRVLAHGFQFDQVTYGILINGLCKTGHTSAAIQVLRKIPRYGIAPNVAMYNTIIDSLCKVTFVSDAFHLYSEMLAKGISPNVITYSTLTYGLCLAGQLKEAIDLLNHMMLKNITPNVRTYNTLIDGLCKEGNIKDAKSVLAVMTKDAVEPTVVTYNCLMDGYCLVNELNKAKYVFNTMAQSRVSPNIWSYNIMVNGLCKIKLVDEAVSLLEEMQRKNLVPNTITYNTLIDGLCKSKRISCASKLLVEMHNKGQPANIITYTSLLDGMFNIKQVDKALMLFNQMKKSGIGPDIFTYNILIDGLCKNGRLIEAKEIFQDLSIKNYHKNVRTYTIMINGLCNEGLFEEALALMSKMEDNGCLPNAVTFEIVIRALFEKGENDMAEKLLRKMIARGLLNG; via the coding sequence ATGTTGCGTGCAGCATCATTCTCCAGGTTCAGCTTCTCTCTTCATATTGTGCCCTATGTTTTCCCTTTTCGCTTTCCTTCCTGTTCATgttcaatgtcaagccttcacTCTCATTCTGAGCTCACATCCCCTCGCCATGTTGATGAAGCTGTTGATTCCTTCACTCGCATGCTCTCTATGCGTCGCCCTCCATCCATCATCCAATTTAACCAGATTTTGGGGTCTCTTGCCAAGACGCACCATTTCTCCCCCGCCATTTCCCTTTTTCAGCAATTGCAATCCAGGGGAATTGCTCCCAGCATAGTTACTTTGAGCATCGTGATTAATTGTTGTTGCGGCATGGGTCGTATGACGCTTGCTTTCTCTGTATTGGCCAAGATTTTCAGAATGGATTATCAACCTAATACTGTAACATTGAATACACTCGTTAAAGGTCTCTGTCTATGCGGTAATGTTGAAAAAGCACAGCACTTTCATGACAGAGTGTTGGCTCATGGATTTCAATTCGACCAAGTCACTTATGGGATCTTGATTAATGGACTCTGTAAGACCGGACACACATCAGCTGCTATTCAAGTGTTGAGAAAGATCCCACGGTATGGGATTGCTCCTAATGTCGCCATGTACAACACAATTATTGATAGCTTGTGCAAGGTTACATTTGTAAGTGATGCTTTTCATTTATACTCCGAAATGCTTGCTAAGGGAATCTCTCCCAATGTTATCACGTACAGCACTCTAACTTATGGATTGTGCCTTGCGGGCCAACTTAAGGAAGCCATTGATTTACTAAATCATATGATGCTAAAAAACATTACTCCAAATGTTCGTACCTATAATACTTTGATTGATGGACTATGTAAGGAGGGAAATATCAAAGATGCTAAGAGTGTGTTGGCTGTGATGACAAAAGATGCTGTGGAACCAACTGTGGTTACTTATAATTGTTTAATGGATGGGTATTGCTTGGTTAATGAATTAAATAAGGCAAAATATGTATTCAACACAATGGCTCAAAGTAGAGTGTCTCCTAATATCTGGAGTTACAATATCATGGTTAATGGGTTATGCAAGATAAAGCTGGTCGATGAAGCAGTGAGTCTCCTTGAAGAAATGCAGCGCAAGAACCTGGTTCCAAACACAATAACTTACAATACCCTAATTGATGGCTTGTGCAAATCAAAGAGAATCTCTTGTGCTTCAAAGCTTCTTGTTGAGATGCATAATAAAGGTCAACCTGCTAATATAATCACTTACACTTCCTTGTTGGATGGGAtgttcaatatcaaacaagttgaCAAGGCACTTATGTTATttaatcaaatgaaaaagagtgGCATTGGTCCGGATATATTCACGTATAATATACTTATTGATGGCctatgcaaaaatggaagactTATAGAAGCAAAAGAGATTTTTCAAGATCTTTCCATTAAAAACTACCATAAAAATGTGAGGACATACACTATTATGATCAATGGGCTCTGCAATGAGGGCTTATTTGAAGAAGCATTGGCCCTGATGTCAAAAATGGAAGACAACGGTTGCTTACCAAATGCTGTGACTTTTGAAATCGTTATTCGTGCTTTGTTTGAAAAAGGTGAGAATGACATGGCAGAAAAACTTCTTCGGAAAATGATTGCTAGAGGCTTATTGAATGGATGA
- the LOC112802310 gene encoding uncharacterized protein isoform X2 has protein sequence MLSMRRPPSIIQFNQILGSLAKTHHFSPAISLFQQLQSRGIAPSIVTLSIVINCCCGMGRMTLAFSVLAKIFRMDYQPNTVTLNTLVKGLCLCGNVEKAQHFHDRVLAHGFQFDQVTYGILINGLCKTGHTSAAIQVLRKIPRYGIAPNVAMYNTIIDSLCKVTFVSDAFHLYSEMLAKGISPNVITYSTLTYGLCLAGQLKEAIDLLNHMMLKNITPNVRTYNTLIDGLCKEGNIKDAKSVLAVMTKDAVEPTVVTYNCLMDGYCLVNELNKAKYVFNTMAQSRVSPNIWSYNIMVNGLCKIKLVDEAVSLLEEMQRKNLVPNTITYNTLIDGLCKSKRISCASKLLVEMHNKGQPANIITYTSLLDGMFNIKQVDKALMLFNQMKKSGIGPDIFTYNILIDGLCKNGRLIEAKEIFQDLSIKNYHKNVRTYTIMINGLCNEGLFEEALALMSKMEDNGCLPNAVTFEIVIRALFEKGENDMAEKLLRKMIARGLLNG, from the coding sequence ATGCTCTCTATGCGTCGCCCTCCATCCATCATCCAATTTAACCAGATTTTGGGGTCTCTTGCCAAGACGCACCATTTCTCCCCCGCCATTTCCCTTTTTCAGCAATTGCAATCCAGGGGAATTGCTCCCAGCATAGTTACTTTGAGCATCGTGATTAATTGTTGTTGCGGCATGGGTCGTATGACGCTTGCTTTCTCTGTATTGGCCAAGATTTTCAGAATGGATTATCAACCTAATACTGTAACATTGAATACACTCGTTAAAGGTCTCTGTCTATGCGGTAATGTTGAAAAAGCACAGCACTTTCATGACAGAGTGTTGGCTCATGGATTTCAATTCGACCAAGTCACTTATGGGATCTTGATTAATGGACTCTGTAAGACCGGACACACATCAGCTGCTATTCAAGTGTTGAGAAAGATCCCACGGTATGGGATTGCTCCTAATGTCGCCATGTACAACACAATTATTGATAGCTTGTGCAAGGTTACATTTGTAAGTGATGCTTTTCATTTATACTCCGAAATGCTTGCTAAGGGAATCTCTCCCAATGTTATCACGTACAGCACTCTAACTTATGGATTGTGCCTTGCGGGCCAACTTAAGGAAGCCATTGATTTACTAAATCATATGATGCTAAAAAACATTACTCCAAATGTTCGTACCTATAATACTTTGATTGATGGACTATGTAAGGAGGGAAATATCAAAGATGCTAAGAGTGTGTTGGCTGTGATGACAAAAGATGCTGTGGAACCAACTGTGGTTACTTATAATTGTTTAATGGATGGGTATTGCTTGGTTAATGAATTAAATAAGGCAAAATATGTATTCAACACAATGGCTCAAAGTAGAGTGTCTCCTAATATCTGGAGTTACAATATCATGGTTAATGGGTTATGCAAGATAAAGCTGGTCGATGAAGCAGTGAGTCTCCTTGAAGAAATGCAGCGCAAGAACCTGGTTCCAAACACAATAACTTACAATACCCTAATTGATGGCTTGTGCAAATCAAAGAGAATCTCTTGTGCTTCAAAGCTTCTTGTTGAGATGCATAATAAAGGTCAACCTGCTAATATAATCACTTACACTTCCTTGTTGGATGGGAtgttcaatatcaaacaagttgaCAAGGCACTTATGTTATttaatcaaatgaaaaagagtgGCATTGGTCCGGATATATTCACGTATAATATACTTATTGATGGCctatgcaaaaatggaagactTATAGAAGCAAAAGAGATTTTTCAAGATCTTTCCATTAAAAACTACCATAAAAATGTGAGGACATACACTATTATGATCAATGGGCTCTGCAATGAGGGCTTATTTGAAGAAGCATTGGCCCTGATGTCAAAAATGGAAGACAACGGTTGCTTACCAAATGCTGTGACTTTTGAAATCGTTATTCGTGCTTTGTTTGAAAAAGGTGAGAATGACATGGCAGAAAAACTTCTTCGGAAAATGATTGCTAGAGGCTTATTGAATGGATGA